A section of the Serratia liquefaciens ATCC 27592 genome encodes:
- the nrdI gene encoding class Ib ribonucleoside-diphosphate reductase assembly flavoprotein NrdI: MNPLVYFSSSSENTHRFVEKLGLPAIRIPIAGARSKLLMDKPYILIVPSYGGGSAVGAVPIQVIRFLNDPQNRAFLRGVIAAGNTNFGAAYGIAGDIIAKKCQVPFLYRFELLGTTQDVANVRQGVTAFWQRQN, translated from the coding sequence AACCCGCTGGTCTATTTCTCCAGCAGTTCGGAGAACACCCACAGGTTCGTTGAAAAACTGGGATTGCCGGCGATACGTATCCCTATCGCCGGCGCCCGCAGCAAACTGCTGATGGATAAACCCTATATTTTGATCGTGCCCAGCTATGGCGGCGGCAGCGCCGTAGGAGCCGTGCCGATCCAGGTGATCCGCTTTCTCAACGATCCACAAAATCGCGCTTTCCTGCGCGGCGTTATCGCCGCCGGGAATACCAATTTCGGCGCAGCGTACGGCATTGCCGGCGACATCATCGCCAAAAAATGTCAGGTGCCTTTTCTTTACCGCTTTGAGCTGCTCGGCACCACACAAGACGTTGCAAACGTTCGACAGGGAGTAACCGCATTTTGGCAACGACAGAACTGA